From one Rhodovulum sp. ES.010 genomic stretch:
- a CDS encoding enoyl-ACP reductase — protein sequence MPELMKGKRGLVMGVANDRSIAWGIAKALAEEGAELAFSYQGENFGKRVAPLAESVGSSLLVDVDVTDDASLERAFDRLENEWGTLDFVVHAIAYSDKNELTGRFINTTRENFKNSLAISCYSLIDVARRAQPLMPNGGTILTMTYQGSNRVTPFYNVMGVAKAALESTVRYLASDLGPEGIRVNAISPGPMKTLAGAAIGGGRKTFRHTEMNAPLRQNATLDCIGGTAVYLASDHGACTTGEIITVDGGYHVLGMPRVENI from the coding sequence ATGCCGGAACTGATGAAGGGAAAGCGCGGCCTCGTCATGGGTGTCGCCAATGACCGATCGATCGCCTGGGGCATTGCCAAGGCGCTGGCCGAGGAAGGGGCGGAACTGGCGTTTTCCTACCAGGGCGAGAATTTCGGCAAGCGGGTGGCGCCCCTGGCCGAAAGCGTCGGGTCGTCCTTGCTGGTCGATGTGGATGTGACCGACGACGCCTCGCTGGAGCGGGCCTTCGACCGGCTTGAGAACGAATGGGGCACGCTCGACTTCGTGGTGCACGCCATCGCCTATTCCGACAAGAACGAGCTGACGGGCCGGTTCATCAACACCACGCGCGAGAACTTCAAGAATTCGCTGGCGATCTCCTGCTACTCGCTGATCGACGTGGCGCGGCGCGCCCAGCCGCTGATGCCGAACGGCGGCACGATCCTGACGATGACCTACCAGGGCTCGAACCGGGTGACGCCGTTCTACAACGTGATGGGCGTGGCCAAGGCGGCGCTGGAATCGACGGTGCGCTATCTGGCCTCCGACCTCGGCCCCGAGGGGATCCGGGTCAACGCCATCTCGCCCGGCCCGATGAAGACGCTGGCGGGCGCGGCCATCGGCGGCGGGCGCAAGACCTTCCGCCATACCGAGATGAACGCGCCCCTGCGGCAGAACGCGACGCTGGACTGCATCGGGGGGACGGCGGTCTACCTGGCGTCCGACCATGGCGCCTGCACCACGGGCGAGATCATCACCGTGGACGGCGGCTATCACGTGCTGGGCATGCCGCGCGTCGAGAACATCTAG